A single genomic interval of Vulpes vulpes isolate BD-2025 chromosome 3, VulVul3, whole genome shotgun sequence harbors:
- the LOC112918447 gene encoding LOW QUALITY PROTEIN: small ribosomal subunit protein eS7-like (The sequence of the model RefSeq protein was modified relative to this genomic sequence to represent the inferred CDS: deleted 1 base in 1 codon; substituted 1 base at 1 genomic stop codon), whose amino-acid sequence MFSLSPKIMKPHGKRLDKFKSGIYQALHELERNWDPRAHLRELNATAAKEIEVGGGWKVLITFVPIPELNSFQKIQIQLVCESEKKFSGKLVVFIAQRTLPXPTEKSHTKNEHKRPRIHTLTAVHDAVLEDLVFPSKIVRKRIHVMLDGSQLTKVHLNKAQQSNMEHKVEAFSGICKKLTSKDVDFEFPEFQL is encoded by the exons ATGTTCAGTTTGAGCCCGAAGATCATGAAGCCCCATGGCAAGAGGTTAGATAAGTTCAAGTCTGGCATCTACCAGGCTCTCCATGAGCTGGAGAGGAACTGGGACCCCAGGGCCCACCTGAGGGAGCTGAATGCAACAGCAGCCAAGGAAATTGAAGTTGGTGGTGGTTGGAAGGTTCTTATCACCTTTGTTCCTATTCCGGAACTAAACTCTTTCCAGAAAATCCAAATCCAGCTAGTCTGTGAATCAGAGAAAAAGTTCAGTGGGAAGCTTGTTGTCTTTATTGCTCAGAGAACTCTGCCTTAGCCAACT GAGAAAAGCCATACAAAGAATGAACACAAGCGTCCCAGGATCCACACTTTGACAGCCGTGCATGACGCGGTCCTGGAGGACTTGGTTTTCCCAAGCAAAATCGTACGCAAGAGGATCCACGTGATGCTGGATGGCAGTCAGCTCACAAAGGTTCATTTGAATAAAGCCCAGCAGAGCAACATGGAGCACAAAGTTGAAGCTTTTTCTGGTATCTGTAAGAAGCTCACCAGCAAGGATGTTGACTTTGAGTTCCCAGAGTTTCAGTTGTAA